A genomic segment from Methanomicrobia archaeon encodes:
- a CDS encoding 3-dehydroquinate synthase II, which produces MTEKKKEVWIKADADAGAWNARKARITASLESGVDVVLIEPEDIAKVRELGRIRIAALVNETEPLEGADILVLGKRSEGDGTTPIPADFAESRVYNALKQTVGKTLTAGYVELRGKAYERFAVALAEQSTYVLVIGRDWKIIPLENIIAELQQQEAKVIAGVQSAEEARTALETLEYGADGVLLDTDDVSEIKRAVEIRDASTTASIPLTTARVTRVAELEMGDRVCVDTCSLMVRGEGMLVGSQSFVLFLVHSESEESPYVAARPFRVNAGAVYAYILVGEKTKYLVELGSGDDVLIVNSAGTTRRAVVGRVKIEKRPLMLVEAEVETAEGKPRPCSIILQNAETIKLMGTEKPISVVDLKPGDEVLVHMTATARHFGMAVEEMVIEK; this is translated from the coding sequence ATGACCGAGAAGAAGAAAGAGGTTTGGATCAAGGCAGATGCGGATGCTGGCGCGTGGAATGCGCGCAAGGCGCGAATTACCGCGAGTTTAGAAAGCGGCGTTGACGTGGTGCTCATTGAGCCCGAGGACATCGCGAAGGTGCGGGAGCTCGGTCGGATCCGGATAGCAGCCCTCGTTAACGAGACGGAACCGTTAGAAGGTGCGGATATTCTCGTCCTGGGAAAACGGAGCGAGGGCGATGGCACCACACCGATCCCCGCTGATTTTGCCGAATCCCGCGTTTACAACGCACTCAAGCAGACGGTTGGTAAGACGCTCACGGCGGGCTATGTGGAGCTGCGCGGCAAGGCTTACGAACGTTTTGCCGTTGCACTTGCGGAGCAGAGCACGTACGTGCTGGTGATCGGCCGGGATTGGAAGATCATTCCGCTGGAGAATATCATCGCGGAACTGCAGCAGCAGGAGGCAAAGGTGATCGCTGGCGTGCAGAGCGCGGAAGAAGCGCGAACCGCGCTGGAAACACTGGAGTATGGTGCCGACGGCGTTCTGCTCGATACGGACGACGTCTCTGAGATAAAACGCGCGGTAGAGATCCGCGATGCGAGCACCACTGCCTCGATTCCGCTTACCACAGCACGGGTTACCAGGGTCGCAGAACTCGAGATGGGCGACCGGGTCTGTGTGGACACCTGCTCGTTGATGGTACGCGGCGAGGGCATGCTCGTGGGCTCGCAGTCGTTTGTGCTCTTTCTGGTTCATTCCGAATCGGAAGAGAGCCCGTACGTCGCGGCGCGACCGTTCAGAGTGAATGCAGGCGCGGTCTACGCGTACATCCTTGTAGGCGAGAAGACGAAGTATCTGGTCGAGTTGGGGTCAGGAGATGACGTTTTGATCGTGAATTCGGCGGGCACGACCCGAAGAGCGGTTGTCGGCCGCGTCAAGATCGAGAAACGGCCGCTGATGCTCGTCGAGGCCGAAGTTGAGACCGCGGAGGGCAAGCCGCGACCGTGCAGCATCATCCTCCAGAACGCCGAAACGATCAAATTGATGGGCACGGAGAAGCCGATCTCGGTCGTTGATCTGAAACCCGGCGATGAGGTGCTCGTTCATATGACGGCTACAGCACGGCACTTCGGCATGGCCGTTGAGGAGATGGTGATCGAGAAGTAG
- a CDS encoding fructose-bisphosphate aldolase (catalyzes the reversible formation of fructose 1,6-bisphosphate from glycerone phosphate and D-glyceraldehyde 3-phosphate): MGIGKSIRMERIFERNSGRSVIVPMDHGVTAGPIYGLTDMRNAVNAVAEGGANAVLLHKGIVIAGHRGYGKDIGLIIHLSASTSLGPDPLNKVVVAQVEEAIRLGADAVSMHVNVGADTEAEMLEALGAMTMICERWSVPLLAMMYPRGKKVKNEHEQEMVMHAARVGAELGADLIKTNYTGDPDSFKEVVQTCLVPVIIAGGPKTNTDEELMEMVEEAIAAGAAGISIGRNVFQHKDPARMTRALSKIVHENYTAQEALDELK, from the coding sequence ATGGGTATCGGCAAGAGCATCCGGATGGAGCGGATCTTCGAGCGGAACAGCGGGCGGAGCGTCATTGTCCCGATGGACCATGGCGTGACCGCAGGGCCCATCTACGGATTGACCGACATGCGAAACGCGGTGAACGCGGTCGCGGAAGGCGGTGCGAACGCGGTACTGCTGCATAAGGGGATCGTCATAGCGGGGCACCGGGGTTATGGTAAAGATATCGGCCTCATCATCCATCTCTCCGCGAGCACGTCGCTGGGGCCCGACCCACTGAACAAGGTGGTCGTCGCGCAGGTGGAAGAGGCAATTCGGCTGGGTGCTGATGCTGTCTCGATGCACGTGAATGTGGGTGCGGATACCGAAGCGGAGATGCTCGAGGCGCTCGGTGCAATGACCATGATCTGCGAGCGGTGGAGTGTCCCGCTCCTGGCAATGATGTATCCGCGCGGGAAGAAGGTGAAGAACGAGCATGAGCAGGAAATGGTGATGCACGCGGCTCGTGTCGGTGCGGAACTTGGCGCTGATCTGATCAAGACGAATTATACGGGCGATCCAGACAGCTTTAAAGAGGTGGTGCAGACATGTCTGGTACCGGTGATCATCGCAGGTGGGCCGAAGACGAATACTGACGAGGAGCTGATGGAGATGGTGGAGGAGGCGATCGCTGCGGGTGCCGCGGGCATCTCGATCGGTCGAAACGTCTTTCAGCATAAGGATCCAGCACGGATGACGCGAGCGCTCAGCAAGATCGTGCACGAAAACTATACTGCGCAAGAAGCGCTGGATGAGTTGAAATAG
- a CDS encoding beta-CASP ribonuclease aCPSF1: MTAEETLLDLKRRIVELLPTDVKLTNVEFEGPELVIYTEDTQAFVDDGAIVRTLAKELKKRISVRPSSTILMEPDKATKVIHNIVPEEGGIRDIYFNMDTAEVIIEAEKPGLVIGTHGTTLREVAKEIGWRPNVIRAPPIQSSIIKSTRRYLREESEFRKDFLKRVGRKIYSEKTKEDEWLRLTMLGGCREVGRNSFMLSTPETKILIDCGVSVGSEGTPYLYAPEVLPIKDLTAVVVTHAHLDHSGLVPLLFMYGYDGPVYMTQPTRDLMSLLLLDYLEVSAREGKKIPYKSAFIRDTIRHTIPLKFGDVTDIAPDVKLTLYNAGHILGSSIAYFHAGKGLYNVAFTGDIKYERTFLFDPAFNGFSRLEALVMESTYGGMNDLQPSRKEAEKYLKDEIAHTMEKGGKVLIPAFAVGRSQEVMIALEGMDLEVPVYLDGMIWEATAVHTAYPEYLNKNLKNSIFQGENPFLSDVFVQVDDAEKRKAVIENKESSIILSTSGMLNGGPVLEYLKGLASSDLNKLIFVGYQAEGTLGRRIQKGWNEMQFANGGRVDTVKVELDIRTIDGFSGHSDRNQLVEYVRRIRPLPSTVLCMHGEPSKCTALASGIHKKLNIETAAPMNLETVRLV, encoded by the coding sequence ATGACAGCGGAAGAGACGCTTTTAGACCTAAAGCGGCGAATCGTTGAACTCCTGCCGACCGACGTGAAGCTAACGAACGTGGAGTTCGAGGGCCCGGAGTTGGTGATCTACACTGAGGACACGCAGGCCTTCGTGGACGACGGCGCGATCGTTCGTACACTGGCGAAGGAGTTGAAGAAGCGCATCTCGGTCAGGCCGAGCAGCACCATCTTGATGGAGCCGGATAAGGCGACGAAGGTCATCCATAATATAGTGCCCGAAGAGGGCGGGATACGAGATATTTATTTTAATATGGACACCGCGGAGGTGATCATCGAGGCTGAGAAGCCGGGATTGGTCATCGGGACGCATGGCACAACCTTACGCGAGGTGGCAAAGGAGATCGGATGGCGGCCGAACGTCATCAGGGCACCACCGATCCAATCCTCAATCATCAAGAGCACACGCCGCTATTTACGCGAAGAAAGCGAATTCAGAAAGGATTTTCTGAAGCGTGTTGGCCGGAAGATCTACAGTGAGAAGACGAAAGAAGACGAGTGGCTGCGGTTAACGATGTTGGGCGGCTGTCGCGAGGTTGGCCGGAATTCGTTCATGCTCTCGACGCCGGAGACCAAGATCCTGATCGATTGCGGCGTCAGTGTCGGCTCGGAAGGAACACCGTACCTGTATGCGCCCGAAGTGCTGCCGATTAAAGATCTCACCGCCGTGGTGGTCACGCATGCGCATCTTGATCACTCAGGCCTTGTCCCACTCCTGTTCATGTACGGATATGATGGCCCCGTGTACATGACACAGCCGACGCGCGATCTCATGTCGCTTCTGTTACTCGACTATCTCGAGGTATCAGCACGAGAGGGTAAGAAAATCCCGTATAAATCTGCCTTTATTCGTGACACTATTCGGCATACGATCCCGTTGAAATTCGGCGACGTTACCGATATCGCACCGGATGTCAAACTCACCCTGTACAATGCAGGGCACATACTGGGCTCTTCAATTGCGTACTTCCACGCCGGGAAGGGGCTGTACAACGTAGCCTTTACGGGCGACATCAAGTATGAGCGCACGTTCCTCTTCGACCCGGCCTTCAACGGCTTCTCGCGGCTTGAGGCGCTGGTGATGGAGTCCACCTATGGCGGCATGAACGATTTACAGCCCTCGCGCAAGGAAGCGGAGAAGTATCTGAAGGATGAGATCGCGCACACAATGGAGAAAGGCGGTAAAGTGCTCATCCCGGCCTTCGCGGTTGGCCGATCGCAGGAGGTAATGATCGCTCTGGAAGGTATGGACTTAGAGGTGCCGGTCTATTTAGATGGCATGATCTGGGAGGCCACGGCGGTGCATACAGCATACCCGGAATATCTGAACAAGAACCTCAAGAACTCGATCTTCCAGGGCGAGAATCCCTTCTTATCAGACGTTTTTGTTCAGGTCGATGACGCGGAAAAGCGCAAGGCGGTAATCGAGAATAAGGAATCTTCGATCATCCTCTCGACCTCGGGCATGCTCAACGGCGGGCCGGTGCTTGAATATCTCAAAGGCCTGGCGAGCTCTGATCTGAATAAGCTGATCTTCGTCGGCTACCAGGCGGAAGGTACGCTCGGCCGGCGGATCCAGAAAGGCTGGAACGAGATGCAATTCGCGAACGGCGGTCGGGTGGATACGGTAAAAGTGGAGCTGGATATCCGGACGATCGATGGCTTCTCCGGGCACTCCGATCGCAACCAATTGGTCGAGTATGTGCGGCGGATACGGCCGCTCCCCTCCACGGTGCTGTGCATGCACGGCGAGCCAAGCAAGTGCACCGCGCTGGCCAGCGGGATCCACAAGAAGCTCAATATCGAGACCGCGGCACCGATGAATCTGGAGACCGTGCGGTTAGTCTGA
- the psmB gene encoding archaeal proteasome endopeptidase complex subunit beta, with the protein MDQVKKGTTTVGLICTDGVALASEKRATMGSFIASKTAKKIYQLDDRIGITTAGVVGDAQALIRVMRVEGQLYKIRRDEPMTVRAVATLLSNVMSGSRYYPYIVQLLIGGIDRDGAHIFSIDPLGGNTEEKEIAATGSGSPIAYGVLEDRYTADLSVDAGIALAIQAVHSAMKRDSASGEDIEVIVITEDKYTELSDEEVKEIKSSLK; encoded by the coding sequence ATGGATCAGGTAAAGAAAGGAACGACGACCGTTGGTCTGATCTGCACTGACGGCGTCGCGTTAGCCAGTGAGAAGCGGGCGACGATGGGCTCGTTCATCGCCTCAAAGACCGCGAAAAAGATCTATCAGCTGGACGATCGCATCGGGATAACGACGGCTGGTGTGGTAGGCGATGCGCAGGCGCTCATTCGCGTGATGCGCGTTGAAGGGCAGCTCTACAAGATTCGCCGGGACGAGCCAATGACCGTTCGTGCAGTGGCTACCTTGCTCTCTAACGTGATGAGCGGGAGTCGCTATTATCCCTACATTGTGCAACTTCTGATCGGGGGTATCGATCGAGATGGGGCTCACATATTCTCAATCGACCCGCTCGGCGGCAATACCGAGGAGAAGGAAATCGCCGCCACCGGCTCGGGCTCACCCATCGCTTACGGTGTGCTGGAAGATCGGTACACCGCCGATTTGTCCGTGGACGCGGGAATTGCTCTCGCGATCCAGGCGGTGCACTCAGCGATGAAACGAGACAGCGCATCGGGTGAGGATATTGAGGTGATTGTCATAACGGAGGATAAGTATACTGAATTGAGCGATGAGGAAGTCAAGGAGATAAAAAGCTCGTTGAAGTAA
- the nikR gene encoding nickel-responsive transcriptional regulator NikR has translation MEEGRGLTRIGVSLPSNLLNKFDTIIYGRGYSSRSEGIRDAIRAYIVEYEWMERETGEEIGTITYIYDHGQRGLGDELTTVQHRYIDMIKSSTHIHLDHENCFEIIVIQGDAKKIKALAESIMSLKGVKHVKLTTTHGGI, from the coding sequence ATGGAAGAAGGGCGGGGACTGACCCGAATAGGGGTTTCTCTCCCCTCAAATTTGCTCAATAAGTTTGATACGATCATTTACGGTCGGGGATACTCGTCCCGGTCTGAAGGGATACGGGACGCGATACGGGCATACATCGTCGAATACGAATGGATGGAACGGGAGACCGGCGAGGAGATCGGAACCATTACGTACATCTATGATCACGGGCAGCGAGGCCTTGGTGACGAGCTCACGACCGTTCAGCACCGCTATATCGACATGATCAAGTCGTCAACCCATATTCATCTTGACCACGAGAATTGCTTCGAGATCATCGTGATTCAGGGTGATGCGAAGAAGATAAAAGCGTTGGCGGAGAGCATCATGAGTCTGAAAGGAGTAAAACACGTGAAATTGACAACAACGCATGGAGGAATCTGA
- a CDS encoding FAD synthase, whose product MVRVLATGTFEILHPGHLLFLEEARKLGDELYVIVARDSTVKKRKRTPIIPEEQRVQMVAALKVVDNALLGSETDMYEPLYSIDPDILALGYDQKFDEAQLERELRDRGFHATVVRITKYDSRAFCKAEEIIRRVVSFEEAGRWKKGGD is encoded by the coding sequence ATGGTAAGAGTATTGGCGACCGGGACATTTGAGATCCTGCATCCCGGCCATCTGTTGTTCCTGGAAGAGGCGAGGAAGTTGGGCGATGAGCTCTACGTCATTGTCGCACGAGACTCGACGGTGAAGAAGCGAAAGCGAACACCGATCATCCCCGAAGAGCAACGAGTGCAGATGGTAGCCGCGCTGAAAGTGGTGGATAACGCGCTGCTCGGGAGCGAAACAGATATGTACGAACCTTTATATAGTATCGATCCGGATATACTAGCATTAGGGTACGATCAGAAATTCGACGAAGCGCAACTGGAACGAGAACTCAGAGATCGCGGTTTTCACGCTACGGTTGTCCGGATAACCAAGTATGATTCACGGGCCTTTTGTAAGGCTGAAGAGATAATAAGAAGGGTAGTGTCATTTGAGGAGGCTGGAAGATGGAAGAAGGGCGGGGACTGA
- a CDS encoding ATP-grasp domain-containing protein, giving the protein MCSSHWPNLPSVGRRSRRYRARVKRMRILVAEYAVGGGAGKNTSLLQEGAAMLATLKQGFERLGHEVVYPEGEPDFAAAVERLAARCDAGIVIAPDVELAGLTRLLETKTVNLGCPSEFVAICADKVRTSELLSAAGIVVPKIITADEVLQFGTRSRAYISKPRFGCASENLILLMNRGQRGELSRPYADPDSFISEFIKGDDLSCSLIASRSSILPLTINKQYIRTENGRLKYCGGYVPYLLDNEIARKIQQISMAVITTLGGAGYVGIDFVVDHDGAAYVVDVNPRPTTSIIGITRVLNYTVADLLLRAKFDTLPTAAELRTEGTFEFKLT; this is encoded by the coding sequence ATGTGCTCATCGCATTGGCCAAACTTGCCGAGTGTGGGAAGACGCTCACGTCGATACCGAGCTAGAGTAAAGCGGATGAGGATTCTGGTCGCCGAGTACGCCGTCGGCGGAGGTGCCGGGAAGAACACTTCATTGTTGCAGGAAGGTGCGGCGATGCTTGCAACGCTCAAGCAGGGCTTTGAGCGGCTGGGTCACGAGGTTGTTTATCCGGAGGGCGAGCCGGATTTTGCGGCGGCCGTGGAGCGACTTGCAGCGCGGTGTGACGCGGGCATCGTTATCGCGCCAGACGTTGAGCTTGCCGGGCTAACGCGGCTTCTGGAAACGAAAACGGTCAATTTGGGCTGCCCCTCTGAGTTCGTCGCCATCTGCGCCGATAAGGTCAGAACCTCAGAGCTTCTGAGTGCTGCGGGGATAGTCGTGCCGAAAATTATCACCGCGGATGAAGTGTTGCAGTTCGGCACGCGATCACGAGCATATATCAGCAAGCCGCGGTTTGGCTGCGCATCCGAGAACCTCATCCTGCTGATGAACAGGGGGCAGCGAGGTGAACTGTCTAGACCGTACGCTGATCCCGATAGCTTCATCTCGGAATTTATCAAGGGCGATGATCTGAGCTGTAGCCTCATCGCGAGCAGATCCTCGATCCTCCCCCTCACCATCAACAAGCAATACATCAGAACGGAGAACGGACGTCTGAAATACTGCGGCGGGTACGTGCCTTACCTGCTCGATAACGAGATCGCGCGGAAGATTCAGCAGATCAGTATGGCGGTGATCACTACGCTGGGCGGTGCGGGCTACGTGGGGATCGATTTTGTGGTTGATCATGACGGAGCCGCGTACGTTGTGGATGTGAATCCACGACCCACCACCTCCATCATCGGAATCACTCGGGTCTTGAACTACACGGTCGCGGACTTACTGCTCCGTGCGAAGTTTGACACACTCCCTACAGCAGCCGAACTCAGAACAGAAGGCACCTTTGAGTTCAAACTTACTTAA
- a CDS encoding translation initiation factor IF-5A, translated as MKELTEVRTLKEGKYVIIDEEPCTIMSITTSKPGKHGAAKARLEGIGVFDSQKRTAVQPVTAKIYVPIIERKSGQVLAVIGTTAQIMDLGDFSTIEIKIPEEMMDRIEPGKEVPFLHYEAKYKLV; from the coding sequence ATGAAGGAATTGACCGAGGTACGGACGTTGAAGGAGGGGAAGTATGTCATCATCGATGAAGAGCCCTGCACGATCATGAGCATAACCACCTCGAAGCCCGGGAAGCATGGCGCGGCAAAGGCACGATTGGAGGGCATCGGTGTCTTCGACTCGCAAAAACGGACTGCAGTCCAGCCGGTGACGGCCAAGATTTACGTGCCGATCATTGAGCGAAAAAGCGGCCAGGTGCTTGCTGTTATAGGCACTACGGCACAGATCATGGACCTGGGAGACTTCTCCACGATCGAAATAAAGATCCCGGAAGAGATGATGGACCGGATCGAACCCGGCAAAGAGGTACCTTTTTTACATTACGAAGCGAAATACAAGTTAGTATAG
- a CDS encoding translation elongation factor-like protein, with translation MAEKKLVGKITHYFSRIGVAVVELSDRISVGDRIVIEGATTALEQVVDSMEIENQKVETASAGEAVGLKVVGKVRSQDRVFRLE, from the coding sequence ATGGCCGAGAAGAAGCTGGTAGGAAAGATAACGCATTACTTCTCGCGAATTGGCGTTGCTGTGGTCGAGCTGAGCGATCGCATCTCGGTCGGCGACCGGATAGTGATCGAAGGCGCGACGACCGCACTTGAACAGGTGGTTGATTCGATGGAGATCGAGAACCAGAAGGTGGAGACCGCAAGTGCCGGAGAAGCTGTTGGTCTGAAGGTGGTGGGAAAGGTTCGATCTCAGGATAGGGTTTTTCGCTTGGAATGA
- a CDS encoding CBS domain-containing protein, which translates to MKTNQNERGRLAVRDIMVTDVAYVTVPGTREDVLALFKEKFVSGVLVVKDGKVVGVVTRQDLLRKPNEEQVALLMTRDPVVITPDTSLAGAAKLIQSRGIRRLPVVEGHKLVGLVTVADFIREIATWNDRTPIAGFIREKTLALWDEMPLNVAGRIMELAKVKAVPVFNAELAIVGLITDQDLISAAMIEDHVHHSDLSLGSDESEWSLDGMRDTMTLYYSVSRIRLPKKLVREVMVRDVVTATRNYGVSACAQKMAQGRFDQLPVISARGKLIGMLLDRDLLHILS; encoded by the coding sequence ATGAAGACGAATCAGAACGAACGTGGACGGCTAGCGGTTCGCGATATTATGGTTACTGATGTCGCGTACGTCACTGTTCCCGGAACGCGCGAGGATGTGTTGGCGCTCTTCAAGGAGAAATTCGTCTCCGGTGTTCTGGTCGTAAAAGACGGCAAGGTCGTGGGCGTCGTAACGCGCCAGGATCTGCTCCGGAAGCCCAATGAAGAGCAAGTAGCTCTGCTGATGACGCGCGATCCGGTGGTGATCACGCCGGATACAAGCCTTGCTGGGGCGGCGAAGTTGATACAGAGCCGGGGCATCCGTCGCTTACCGGTGGTCGAAGGGCACAAGCTCGTTGGACTCGTGACGGTTGCCGATTTCATCCGGGAGATCGCGACGTGGAACGACAGGACACCAATAGCCGGGTTCATACGGGAAAAGACGCTCGCACTCTGGGATGAGATGCCGCTGAACGTCGCCGGTCGAATCATGGAGCTGGCAAAGGTGAAAGCAGTGCCGGTGTTCAATGCGGAGCTGGCTATTGTGGGCCTCATCACCGACCAGGATTTGATCTCAGCGGCGATGATCGAGGACCATGTGCATCATTCGGATCTCTCGCTGGGTTCAGATGAGAGCGAGTGGTCTCTGGACGGGATGCGTGATACTATGACACTCTACTATAGCGTCTCACGGATACGACTGCCGAAGAAGCTGGTCAGGGAAGTGATGGTGCGGGACGTGGTAACCGCGACGCGCAATTACGGCGTGAGCGCGTGCGCGCAGAAGATGGCCCAGGGACGGTTCGATCAGCTGCCGGTGATCTCTGCCCGTGGGAAATTGATTGGAATGCTTCTCGATCGAGATCTGCTGCATATCCTGAGCTAA
- the glyS gene encoding glycine--tRNA ligase, producing MVSAEKETKKDETAELARRRGFIWQAFEIYGGVAGFYDYGPLGAALKRRVEAKWREFYRREGFYEIETTTIAPRPVFESSGHLECFTDPAVICKRCKSVFRVDEQIGVGASCPECGGVLEPSGEFQLMFQTRIGVAREGTDAQALRKSEGYLRPETAQGMFINFQRLLKFNRDKLPFGILQIGKAYRNEISPRQSLIRLREFTMAEVELFVDPAEKTRHPRFDEVKNRTLPFVPNEGEPVEVRIGEAVSQGIIANEYLGYHIGRVDEFLECIGLPHDRVHFRQHEKDEMAHYAMDCWDAEFLSEKYGWMEIVGIADRGDYDLSAHAASLNIDLRVRTETGKVVPHVIEPSFGLDRIMYALLESAFYEEPLEKETRRVLRFKSDIAPIQVAVFPLLNRDELKSKAQEIVELLRNDSFFAEYDTAGSIGKRYRRQDEIGTPYCVTIDYDTLEDATVTVRERDTMKQVRVPIADLKAALV from the coding sequence ATGGTAAGCGCGGAAAAAGAAACGAAGAAGGATGAGACTGCGGAACTCGCGCGTCGGCGCGGCTTCATCTGGCAGGCCTTTGAGATCTACGGTGGTGTCGCGGGTTTCTACGATTACGGGCCGTTGGGCGCGGCGTTGAAACGGCGGGTTGAAGCGAAGTGGCGCGAATTTTACCGCCGTGAAGGCTTTTACGAGATCGAGACGACGACGATCGCACCGCGACCGGTATTCGAGTCCTCAGGGCACCTTGAATGCTTCACCGACCCCGCGGTGATCTGCAAGCGGTGCAAGAGCGTCTTCCGGGTGGATGAGCAGATCGGCGTCGGTGCGAGCTGCCCTGAATGCGGCGGTGTGCTGGAACCATCGGGTGAGTTCCAATTGATGTTCCAGACGCGAATCGGCGTGGCGAGAGAGGGCACTGATGCGCAGGCACTGCGGAAGAGCGAGGGCTATTTGAGGCCGGAGACGGCGCAGGGCATGTTCATCAATTTCCAGCGGTTGCTGAAGTTCAATCGCGATAAGCTGCCGTTCGGGATACTGCAGATCGGGAAGGCATATCGGAACGAGATCTCACCGCGGCAGAGCCTTATCCGGCTTCGCGAATTCACGATGGCCGAGGTGGAGCTCTTTGTGGATCCCGCTGAGAAGACACGTCATCCGCGCTTTGACGAGGTTAAGAATCGGACACTGCCGTTCGTGCCTAACGAGGGCGAGCCGGTAGAGGTGAGAATTGGCGAGGCCGTTAGCCAGGGAATCATTGCGAACGAATATCTGGGCTACCATATCGGGCGAGTTGATGAGTTCCTGGAGTGCATAGGGCTTCCGCATGACCGGGTGCACTTCAGACAGCACGAGAAGGATGAGATGGCGCATTATGCCATGGATTGCTGGGATGCCGAGTTCTTGAGTGAGAAATATGGATGGATGGAGATCGTTGGCATCGCGGACCGCGGAGACTACGATCTCTCGGCTCATGCAGCATCCCTGAATATCGACCTCCGTGTGCGTACCGAGACCGGTAAAGTCGTTCCGCACGTGATCGAGCCGTCGTTTGGGCTTGATCGGATCATGTATGCGCTGCTGGAGAGCGCGTTTTACGAGGAGCCGCTGGAGAAGGAAACGCGGCGCGTGCTGCGATTCAAGAGCGATATCGCACCGATTCAGGTAGCCGTGTTCCCCCTGTTGAACCGTGATGAGCTGAAGAGCAAGGCGCAGGAGATCGTTGAGTTATTACGGAACGACTCCTTCTTCGCCGAATACGATACCGCGGGGAGTATCGGGAAACGCTATCGCCGCCAGGACGAGATCGGTACGCCGTACTGCGTCACTATTGACTACGATACCTTGGAGGATGCAACGGTGACGGTGCGGGAACGGGACACGATGAAGCAGGTGCGCGTGCCGATAGCAGACTTGAAAGCCGCGCTGGTATAG